Proteins encoded by one window of Aspergillus chevalieri M1 DNA, chromosome 6, nearly complete sequence:
- the nop12 gene encoding rRNA-processing protein NOP12 (BUSCO:EOG09264IQ7;~COG:A;~EggNog:ENOG410PJZ3;~InterPro:IPR000504,IPR012677,IPR034777,IPR035979;~PFAM:PF00076;~go_function: GO:0003676 - nucleic acid binding [Evidence IEA]): MGKKSKSQSKSWSATESQSAAAPSTSFPFLVGKASVDTTVASLFEKSAGPVHVPSILTTSASKRKEEEPEFQDEQAEDEDEGSDPAQDDGSADEDEEMQEAPSENEVETSEAPSRKRKRGTATDDLEESYMRRLAKEEQKANDKRREEKAKRQKQDKEESGGESEEEKDEDESASGEDGEPPVLRHEIQTGGDAESQEIEKSNRTVFLGNVSSKAIKSHSAKKTLTRHLESFLSSLPESTGSHKVESIRFRSTAFASGGKIPKRAAFARRELLDETTPSTNAYVVYSTVQAARKAPAALNGTVVLDRHLRVDNVAHPAATDHKRCVFVGNLDFVDKETDPEEEENKKKKNKEPADVEEGLWRTFNQHTGKSSANKNTRGNVESVRVVRDSITRVGKGFAYVQFYDQNCVEEALLLEGKKFPPLLPRKLRVSRAKKVVKKREPPSNEKLAESRKTLQGRAKKLLGKAGEAQMRAKDKGSIAQNSLVFEGHRATEGARIKVKTKSRGQKAKKNNRSSQRAAAYKAAGGKKK, encoded by the exons ATGGGCAAAAAGAGCAAGTCGCAGTCGAAGTCGTGGTCAGCGACTGAATCGcaatctgctgctgctccgtCCACATCGTTTCCCTTTTTGGTCGGAAAGGCCTCTGTGGATACTACAGTGGCTTCGCTTTTTGAGAAGAGT GCCGGTCCAGTTCATGTCCCATCCATCTTGACCACCAGCGCGtctaaaagaaaagaggaagaaccCGAATTTCAGGATGAACAGGccgaagacgaggacgagggaAGCGACCCAGCTCAGGATGATGGATCAGCagacgaagatgaggagATGCAGGAGGCACCTTCAGAGAATGAGGTAGAAACTTCCGAAGCACCCAGCCGGAAACGCAAGAGGGGAACGGCAACAGACGATCTCGAAGAATCTTACATGCGCCGCCTTGCAAAGGAGGAACAAAAAGCAAATGACAAGCGTCGTGAGGAGAAGGCGAAGCGGCAAAAGCAAGATAAGGAGGAATCTGGGGGTGAAtccgaggaagagaaagacgAGGACGAGTCCGCATCAGGCGAAGACGGAGAGCCTCCTGTTCTCCGCCATGAAATCCAGACTGGTGGCGATGCGGAATCTCAAGAAATTGAAAAGTCCAACCGCACCGTCTTCCTGGGCAATGTGTCTTCCAAGGCTATCAAATCGCATTCTGCCAAGAAGACTCTTACCAGACACCTCGAGTCATTCTTATCTTCACTTCCGGAATCTACAGGTTCTCACAAGGTGGAATCGATCCGTTTCCGGTCTACAGCTTTTGCCAGCGGAGGCAAGATCCCCAAGCGTGCCGCTTTCGCCCGACGCGAATTGCTGGATGAAACGACACCAAGCACCAACGCCTACGTTGTCTACAGCACAGTCCAAGCTGCGCGCAAAGCGCCAGCAGCGCTGAACGGAACAGTCGTCCTCGACCGACACCTACGTGTAGACAACGTCGCCCATCCGGCAGCCACAGACCACAAGCGCTGTGTTTTCGTGGGTAACCTCGATTTTGTTGACAAGGAGACCGATcccgaagaggaggagaacaagaaaaagaagaacaaaGAACCAGCCGATGTCGAAGAAGGCCTCTGGCGCACCTTTAACCAACACACCGGCAAATCCAGCGCCAACAAGAACACCCGCGGCAACGTCGAATCCGTCCGAGTCGTCCGTGACTCAATCACACGAGTAGGCAAGGGCTTCGCCTACGTGCAATTCTACGACCAAAACTGCGTGGAAGAAGCCCTCCTACTCGAAGGCAAGAAATTCCCCCCTCTCTTACCCCGCAAACTCCGTGTGTCACGCGCCAAGAAGGTCGTCAAGAAGCGTGAGCCTCCCAGCAACGAGAAGCTGGCTGAGTCGCGCAAGACGCTGCAGGGTCGCGCCAAGAAGTTGCTGGGCAAGGCTGGTGAGGCGCAGATGAGAGCAAAGGATAAGGGATCTATTGCGCAGAATTCGCTAGTGTTTGAGGGACACCGGGCTACCGAGGGGGCGCGGATCAAGGTGAAGACGAAGAGTCGGGGgcagaaggcaaagaagaaCAATCGCAGCAGCCAGAGAGCGGCGGCCTATAAGGCAGCAgggggaaagaagaaatag
- a CDS encoding uncharacterized protein (COG:S;~EggNog:ENOG410PQNW), protein MRPPMQRHTLRPQPDQTSDQRSDSDEFVESEEASDSDEMEFPAPNIETSSESESEDTVDSTYYPSISDTLTVRYLLQWKVAAGGIPPEIVDMIIEAAEYWASTEARIDGKIVIRQDGDRELLRTAPLYHEKTSDGSLSKLLPHRLAHPCRKIVFSLRCHDQGWGGEPGCRGTYQGSYTWFDAEVVSIDYEHEESKKAGTKPGEPNFMPKGNKLQSNLAATGRTQNYTITWHHLDDIQPGTAEAEEIEKTQGRGHATLDGRRVREMRPGDSISVWARARFGAWANHVQALSVRVFWAV, encoded by the exons ATGCGGCCTCCAATGCAGCGTCATACTCTACGTCCACAGCCGGATCAGACTTCGGACCAGCGTTCTGACTCAGACGAATTTGTGGAATCGGAAGAAGCTTCGGATTCGGATGAGATGGAATTCCCTGCACCCAATATTGAGACAAGTTCCGAAAGCGAGTCAGAAGATACCGTTGATTCAACATATTATCCAAGTATCTCGGACACTCTCACTGTTCGGTATCTGCTACAATGGAAGGTTGCGGCGGGTGGAATACCACCTGAAATTGTGGATATGATTATCGAGGCGGCTGAATACTGGGCATCGACGGAAGCGAGAATAGACGGAAAGATTGTCATTAGACAGGATGGGGATCGGGAACTGCTGAGGACGGCGCCACTGTATCATGAGAAA ACATCAGACGGGTCGTTATCCAAGCTCCTCCCGCATCGACTTGCCCACCCCTGTCGAAAAATCGTGTTTTCCCTTCGCTGTCATGACCAAGGCTGGGGAGGAGAGCCAGGATGCAGAGGTACATACCAGGGGTCATATACCTGGTTCGACGCAGAAGTCGTTTCGATCGACTACGAGCACGAAGAGAGTAAAAAAGCCGGAACAAAACCAGGCGAACCAAATTTCATGCCCAAGGGGAACAAACTGCAGTCCAACTTGGCTGCCACAGGGAGAACCCAAAACTATACTATCACCTGGCATCATTTGGACGACATTCAGCCCGGGACCGCTGAGGCAGAAGAGATTGAAAAGACTCAGGGCCGTGGACATGCGACTCTGGATGGACGACGGGTGCGAGAGATGCGGCCGGGCGATTCGATTTCGGTCTGGGCACGAGCGAGATTTGGCGCATGGGCGAACCATGTCCAAGCCTTAAGCGTGCGAGTTTTCTGGGCAGTATGA
- the AGNR1 gene encoding uncharacterized protein (COG:S;~EggNog:ENOG410PNWR;~InterPro:IPR038732,IPR036188;~PFAM:PF13454) — MTAQKCAAVVVGAGPAGLAVIGNLLERQLAGKIAWIDPSFQGGRVNRQYREVPSNTKVSLFQAYSTAVQPFRNVISSTPTPNPFATLAKLDQDKTCHLHHAADMMRALTDGIVKMDQVYACRGSVVAANQTRNANWTVYVQRPGSSDEIQLITPRLILCTGSHPTSLPVPVAGLDNLQRLDLDVVLKPSDLVSVIPRCHSQTVAVVGASHSAILALFNLFDLARTTHPQLRVKWFTRHPLRYAEFMDGWILRDNTGLKGMAADFARQQLEDEVLSKSEAGRFISKIDCSGGPDREKKQMAAHLPSCSHLVQAIGFTRDPLPELSIDGYALDKPQFDHDSGGFMTESGRAVRGLFGAGIAFPERVVDPHGNVEYAVGLWKFMKFLKKVTPQWVVASP, encoded by the exons ATGACCGCCCAGAAATGCGCTGCAGTCGTCGTAGGTGCCGGCCCAGCTGGTCTGGCTGTTATCGGGAATCTACTTGAACGACAACTCGCTGGCAAAATCGCCTGGATTGATCCATCGTTCCAAGGAGGTCGTGTCAACAGGCAATATCGCGAGGTGCCTAG CAACACCAAAGTCTCCCTCTTCCAAGCATACTCGACAGCCGTCCAACCATTCCGCAACGTTATCAGCTCAACACCCACACCGAATCCGTTCGCTACGCTGGCCAAACTCGACCAAGATAAGACCTGTCACCTGCACCATGCCGCTGATATGATGCGCGCCCTCACCGACGGTATCGTCAAGATGGATCAAGTCTACGCATGTCGGGGATCAGTCGTGGCTGCGAACCAGACAAGAAACGCAAACTGGACTGTCTATGTCCAACGACCAGGCTCCTCCGATGAGATCCAACTCATTACACCCCGCTTAATCCTCTGCACTGGATCACACCCGACATCTCTCCCCGTTCCCGTAGCTGGACTCGACAACCTCCAGAGGCTGGACCTTGATGTTGTCCTCAAACCCAGCGACCTTGTCTCCGTCATTCCCCGCTGCCACAGCCAGACCGTTGCCGTCGTAGGCGCCTCGCACAGTGCTATCCTCGCTCTCTTCAACCTCTTCGATCTCGCCCGTACCACGCATCCCCAGCTCCGCGTAAAGTGGTTCACTCGTCATCCGCTCCGGTACGCAGAGTTCATGGACGGATGGATTCTGCGCGACAACACCGGTCTGAAGGGTATGGCGGCCGACTTTGCCCGGCAACAGCTTGAGGATGAAGTCCTGTCCAAATCCGAGGCGGGCCGATTCATCAGCAAGATCGATTGTAGTGGGGGTCCTGACcgggagaagaagcagatggCAGCGCATCTACCCTCGTGCTCGCATCTCGTTCAGGCGATCGGGTTTACCCGGGATCCGCTGCCGGAGTTGTCTATCGACGGTTATGCGTTGGACAAGCCGCAGTTTGATCACGATTCCGGTGGGTTTATGACGGAGAGCGGTCGGGCTGTGCGGGGATTGTTCGGTGCTGGCATCGCGTTCCCGGAACGAGTGGTCGATCCGCATGGTAATGTCGAGTATGCTGTTGGACTGTGGAAGTTTATGAAGTTTTTGAAGAAGGTTACTCCCCAGTGGGTAGTAGCTTCGCCTTGA
- a CDS encoding gamma-glutamylcyclotransferase family protein (COG:S;~EggNog:ENOG410PX6K;~InterPro:IPR036568,IPR009288,IPR013024;~PFAM:PF06094), with product MPMQEDRPSIMFLKFLADNAADSTKASKTRGLTFRKGYYIFYGTLMDPSLLSKVLQISGSPKMRPAMVVGYHTKLCGQYPALSGGLPLHTVHGVAYEVQSQEQLDRLVIYMTATYNTVPCLIQFLDGDQADDNRFG from the coding sequence ATGCCcatgcaagaagatcgaCCATCTATCATGTTTCTCAAGTTTCTAGCAGATAATGCGGCCGATTCGACAAAAGCTTCCAAGACCCGAGGATTAACCTTTAGGAAAGGGTATTACATTTTCTATGGGACTCTTATGGACCCGTCGTTGCTGTCAAAGGTCTTGCAGATATCCGGGTCTCCCAAAATGCGACCTGCTATGGTTGTTGGCTATCACACTAAGCTCTGCGGTCAATATCCTGCGCTATCGGGTGGCCTACCGCTTCACACTGTTCATGGAGTAGCATATGAGGTCCAGTCCCAGGAACAGTTGGATCGTTTGGTCATTTACATGACGGCCACGTATAACACAGTGCCTTGCTTGATTCAATTTCTCGACGGCGATCAGGCTGATGATAATCGTTTTGGGTGA